In Ctenopharyngodon idella isolate HZGC_01 chromosome 1, HZGC01, whole genome shotgun sequence, a single genomic region encodes these proteins:
- the ddx39aa gene encoding DEAD (Asp-Glu-Ala-Asp) box polypeptide 39Aa gives MAENDVDNELLDYEEDEEPQTAVDSAVPAGKKEVKGSYVSIHSSGFRDFLLKPELLRAIVDCGFEHPSEVQHECIPQAILGMDILCQAKSGMGKTAVFVLATLQQIEPVDGQVSVLVMCHTRELAFQISKEYERFSKYMSNVKCAVFFGGLSIKKDEDVLKKSCPHIVVGTPGRILALIRNKTLNLKNVKHFVLDECDKMLEQLDMRRDVQDIFRLTPHEKQCMMFSATLSKEIRPVCRKFMQDPMEVFVDDETKLTLHGLQQYYVKLKDSEKNRKLFDLLDVLEFNQVVIFVKSVPRCVALSQLLVEQNFPAIAIHRGMAQEERLSRYQQFKDFQRRILVATNLFGRGMDIERVNIVFNYDMPEDSDTYLHRVARAGRFGTKGLAITFVSDETDAKTLNDVQDRFEVNVAELPEEIDISTYIEQSR, from the exons ATGGCCGAAAACGATGTTGATAATGAGCTGTTGGACTACGAGGAAGACGAGGAGCCGCAGACCGCCGTGGACAGTGCCGTCCCAGCCGGCAAGAAGGAGGTGAAAGGCTCCTACGTCTCCATTCACAGCTCCGGCTTCCGCGATTTCCTCCTGAAACCAGAGCTGCTCCGCGCGATCGTCGACTGTGGCTTTGAACATCCTTCTGAGG TCCAGCATGAGTGCATTCCACAAGCCATCCTGGGCATGGACATCTTGTGCCAGGCAAAGTCTGGCATGGGAAAAACTGCCGTATTTGTGCTTGCCACACTCCAACAGATTGAACCAGTGGATGGGCAG GTTTCTGTGTTGGTTATGTGCCACACACGTGAACTGGCCTTCCAGATCAGTAAAGAGTACGAGCGCTTCTCCAAGTACATGTCCAACGTTAAGTGTGCCGTCTTCTTCGGTGGCTTGTCCATAAAGAAGGATGAGGATGTATTGAAGAAGAGCTGCCCTCACATTGTGGTGGGAACACCAGGGAGGATCCTTGCCCTCATTCGCAACAAGACCTTGAACCTCAAAAATGTCAAACACTTTGTATTGGATGAATGTGACAAGATGCTGGAGCAGctgg ATATGAGACGGGATGTCCAGGATATCTTCAGACTGACGCCTCACGAAAAGCAGTGCATGATGTTCAGTGCCACATTAAGCAAAGAGATCAGACCGGTCTGTCGCAAATTCATGCAAGAC CCGATGGAGGTGTTTGTTGATGATGAGACTAAGCTTACGCTGCATGGTCTTCAGCAATACTATGTCAAACTGAAAGACAGTGAAAAGAACCGCAAACTGTTTGACCTTCTTGACGTTCTTGAGTTCAACCAG GTGGTGATATTTGTCAAGTCAGTTCCACGCTGTGTGGCTCTTTCTCAGCTGCTGGTGGAACAGAATTTCCCTGCCATTGCGATCCACAGGGGAATGGCTCAGGAAGAAAG ATTGTCCCGGTATCAACAGTTTAAAGATTTTCAACGGCGGATCCTGGTGGCTACTAATCTGTTTGGTCGTGGGATGGATATTGAGCGTGTTAATATAGTTTTCAACTATGACATGCCTGAGGACTCGGACACATACCTACACAGG GTTGCTCGTGCTGGTAGGTTTGGCACAAAAGGATTGGCCATCACCTTTGTATCAGATGAGACAGATGCAAAGACCCTGAATGATGTGCAGGACCGTTTTGAAGTCAACGTAGCGGAGTTGCCTGAGGAAATAGACATCTCCACCTACA tTGAGCAGTCCAGATGA